Proteins encoded within one genomic window of Streptomyces profundus:
- a CDS encoding type I polyketide synthase: MPNDASSPQNEEKLLDYLRRATLDLRRTQQELSAVQAREQEPIAIVGMACRYPGGVASPEDLWRLLSDGVDGVSPFPTDRGWDLDGLYDPDPDAHGKTYVQSGGFLEGVDQFDPALFGISPREALMMDPHQRLVMELAWETFERAGIDPLSTHGGDIGTFIGTNPLDYHLGETDTPEGDPGHRVTGSAPSIISGRIAYTFGLEGPAVTVDTACSSSLVALHLAVNALRLGDCSMALAGGVAVLSLPAGFVGFSHQRAMSKDGRCRAFSADADGMGMGEGAGMLLVERLSDARRKGHPVLAVVRGSAINQDGASNGLTAPNGPSQQRVIEAALANARLTADHIDAVEAHGTGTTLGDPIEAQAIIATYGQNRPADRPIWLGSLKSNVAHTQAAAGVGGVIKSVLAMRHGILPKTLHADQPSTKIDWDAGAVALLGAPTPWPDRGQPRRMGVSSFGVSGTNAHVILEQVTEELEPAPAADGAEPAALPEGTPVPWALSGHTPKALREQAGRLLNHLDDHPEEDLGAVAHALLTTRAALDHRAVAVGADHAELRRALRAIADDTPEAAENAAVGGVSEGIGQPVFVFPGQGSQWLGMAVELLDSTPRFAEEFHRAAAPVEALVDWSAQEVLRGPEDSEELARVDVVQPLLYVVMVALAGLWKSFGVRPGAVVGHSQGEIAAAVVAGALTPEDGARIVVIRSRLIRERLAGRGGMASVALGREATEELLARWDDRLTVAAANGSGSTVIAGETAAVDALIAACEAEEIRIRRIPVDYASHSPQVDEIAEELRAALADIRPRSCDVPFHSTVERGPIDTAGLDADYWVRNLRQPVEFADVVARLTETGQRVFVESSPHPVLMMAVAETAGADTLTVGSLRRGDGGLGRFLLSLGEAWSWGVDVDWSVLPLGGARRHVHLPTYAFQRQRYWAYDHAARDAVEGRAAGPVDQAEAEFWDAVERQDVRALSDALAFEGDELGGVLPALASWRRRRREQSALESWRYRIDWNPLPSTAVGRLTGTWLLALPADADQHAWAEGAAGAIEAHGAATARLTVPAGSGREELRRLVADAVTAVGDTPIAGVLSLLALDESPAPDVPAVTSGTLGNLALIQALGDEKVTAALWFATRGAVSVGAADPLTHPEQAATWGLGRAAATEYPHRWGGLVDLPESVDERSGARLAALLAGELGDPREDQVAVRAAGVHAARLTRMPRPGSTSDSGWRPPRGTVLITGGTGGIGGHVARWLAREGAEHLLLTSRRGADAPGAAELADELTALGARVTVAACDVADRSALAGLLADLPAELPLGAVFHTAGVLDDVILDTVTPESMGHVAAGKALAARHLHELTAGADLAAFVLFSSFASLLPNVGQGNYTAANNYLDALALHRRAEGLTATSVQWGSWGGGGLTEGELGERLSADGVPQMAPQLAIAGLARALGDDDGLVAVVDVDWNVAASPTSVSRIAPLITTIPEARRAFDGGEKAAAGQGTDLAVRLAALGDADRDRELADLVRTQAAMALGHADGEAVAGTRAFKDLGVDSMIAVNLRNSLSRTTGLPLPATLVFDHPTPNELAAFLKESLFGRSEQPRPAALPAAGTPDDDDPIAIVGMACRFPGGVTSPEDLWQLVAEGRDAIAEFPTDRGWDIDGIYDPDPEAPGKTYVREGGFLDDAGRFDAGFFGISPREALAMDPQQRLLLEVSWEALERAGLAPAALQGSPVGVFIGGGQRGYIPSDGELPEGTEGFLMTGNASSVMSGRISYTLGLEGPAVTVDTACSSSLVALHQAAQAVRQGECGMALVGGVTIVPDVDLFVEFSRQRGLAPDGRCKAFADTADGTAWAEGVGVLVVERLSSARAAGHPVLAVVRGSAVNQDGASNGLTAPNGPSQQRVIRQALANARLTPQEIDAVEAHGTGTSLGDPIEAQALMAVYGQDRADREPLWLGSVKSNIGHTQAAAGAASIIKMVMAMRSGSLPGTLHVDEPSSHIDWSAGQVELLTEARPWPERDEPRRAGVSSFGISGTNVHVVLEEAPAEEPAEEAAESAAPARPDVLPWVFSGRGERAVPAQARRIAAFLRDGEGRDPLDVAWSLAATRSAFEHRAVVVGGSAGELLTGVDAVASGAAHPGVVTGAVRGDDGRTGVLFAGQGAQRLGMGRELYEAFPAFARAWDEASAVLNGLLPAPLHEVVWGDDAAALDDTRWAQPALFVYEVALYRLVESWGVRPDFVAGHSVGEIAAAHVAGVLSLADAARLVAARGRLMRALPEGGAMVAVAAPEDEVRAALAGHESTAGIAAVNGPEATVVSGEEAVVVAVAERFAARGVKTRRLRVSHAFHSPLMEPMLDEFRAVVEGLSFGASTLGVVSTLTGERATADTWADADYWVRHVREPVRFADAVRVLEGERVRHLVEVGPDGTLSGMAAQCVSSPDAVRLAALARKDRAEPGALVEGLAHAWVAGATVDWAAICADGQRVELPTYSFQGDRYWLSALPGSAGSVTELGLRSAGHALLGAATTLADGRGALLTGRLSPAAHPWARESPIDGVQVLPEAALLDVLVRAGDEVGCDRIAELTVHTPLVIPERGGVRLQIVVDGADESGLRPFSLYGVGDEEGDGAAADAEWTRHATGVLGTGGASHGAELAAWPPAGAEPVDLAEVTAHAGEAGEAGEGMEPRERVATLRALWRHGDDVLAEVVLAEGASTAGFGLHPALLDAVLGPVARWRADGRQVRLVALRDAALHATGATVLRVRLAAPGGDQETVTVTVADGAGQPVLSVDALTLSPVSVEGLGRATGHHDSLFTLNWVTLPEPAAATATTATVREVADLAALAGGDLPELVVHPVATGLDAQGTLLRVLPLIRSWVGADRFQGARLVFVTRADELAHAAVAGLLRSAQNEHADRLVLVDSDTHGDDESGLDPVDAGRIAEVLATGENQLRLRGGRLLAPRLARARVGGVPTPPESGPWRLTSRAAGTRGELAFVPLPDAGREPLGAGEVRVAVRAAGLTPAGAVLGRAGAGVVLEAGAEVTGLAQGDRVFGLLPDAVATEATADHRWLVPIPDGWSFEEAAALPWPFLVAWSALVDEADIGPEHTVLVHGGSGGIGMAAVQLARHLGAEVFTTASPATWDALRELGVEDTHLASSHSLDFHQEFAAATGGRGFDIVLNSLSGKAVNATLDLMPRGGHFLDLGGDDQSGAVTPAHSGVSYRMVEALPEESGDRIGRRLRETVALLRDGALRFPPVRALDVRQAPEALRLAGDAEHTGEVVLRPRAWDPDGTVLITGGTGTLGSLLARHLVATHGLRHPLLISRRGDTAEGATELAASLKELGAEPRIVACDAGSREAVVELLASIPADRPLRAVVHTAGIVEDGLIESLTDEQVERVLRAKVDSARHLDELTAELDLTHFVLYSSVSGLLGGVGQGNYAAANAVLDALAERRRERGQAAVSLAWGLWEDASGMTGALADSDRARVARAGLRPMPAGEALALFDAALAHGAPLVAPVQLDLATVRSAAGGQVAPLMRGLVTAPARRTAGEGSAASQAAELRARLLATPAAERQSVLTDLVREHAAVVLGFPDLTRIDAGQPFRDAGFDSLTAVELRNRLTVVTGVRLAATMVFDYSRPAELAEHLLGEMLADVEEPAGAEPGDPVEAEFRAALGEVSMAAFRDAGVLGILRRLVGQEEAGERQAEPVARDSIATMDVADLVSRALRRDKP, from the coding sequence GGCGCCTCCAACGGCCTCACCGCGCCCAACGGCCCGTCCCAACAGCGCGTCATCGAGGCCGCCCTGGCCAACGCGCGGCTCACCGCCGACCACATCGACGCCGTCGAGGCACACGGCACCGGCACCACGCTGGGCGACCCGATCGAGGCCCAGGCGATCATCGCCACCTACGGGCAGAACCGGCCGGCCGACCGGCCGATCTGGCTCGGCTCGCTGAAGTCGAACGTCGCCCACACCCAGGCGGCGGCCGGCGTCGGCGGCGTCATCAAGTCCGTGCTGGCCATGCGGCACGGCATCCTCCCCAAGACGCTGCACGCGGACCAGCCCTCGACCAAGATCGACTGGGACGCGGGCGCCGTGGCCCTGCTCGGCGCCCCCACCCCGTGGCCCGACCGGGGGCAGCCGCGCCGGATGGGCGTCTCCTCGTTCGGGGTGAGCGGCACCAACGCGCACGTCATCCTGGAGCAGGTCACGGAGGAGCTGGAGCCCGCGCCCGCCGCCGACGGCGCCGAGCCGGCGGCGCTGCCCGAGGGCACCCCCGTCCCGTGGGCGCTCTCGGGGCACACCCCCAAGGCGCTGCGGGAGCAGGCCGGCCGGCTGCTCAACCACCTCGACGACCACCCCGAGGAGGACCTCGGGGCCGTCGCCCACGCGCTGCTCACCACCAGGGCGGCGCTCGACCACCGCGCGGTGGCCGTCGGCGCCGACCACGCCGAACTGCGGCGCGCGCTGCGCGCCATCGCCGACGACACCCCCGAGGCGGCGGAGAACGCCGCCGTCGGCGGCGTCAGCGAGGGCATCGGCCAGCCGGTGTTCGTCTTCCCCGGCCAGGGCTCCCAGTGGCTCGGCATGGCGGTCGAACTCCTCGACTCCACACCGAGGTTCGCCGAGGAGTTCCACCGTGCCGCGGCCCCCGTCGAGGCGCTGGTCGACTGGTCGGCGCAGGAGGTGCTGCGCGGCCCGGAGGACAGCGAGGAGCTGGCCCGCGTCGATGTCGTGCAGCCGCTGCTGTATGTGGTGATGGTCGCGCTGGCCGGGCTCTGGAAGAGCTTCGGGGTGCGGCCCGGCGCGGTCGTCGGCCACTCGCAGGGCGAGATCGCCGCCGCCGTGGTGGCCGGCGCGCTGACCCCCGAGGACGGGGCGCGGATCGTCGTGATCCGCAGCCGGCTGATCCGCGAACGGCTGGCCGGCCGGGGCGGCATGGCCTCGGTCGCGCTGGGCCGCGAGGCGACGGAGGAGCTCCTCGCCCGCTGGGACGACCGGCTCACCGTGGCGGCGGCCAACGGCAGCGGCTCCACCGTGATAGCTGGCGAGACAGCGGCCGTCGACGCGCTGATCGCCGCCTGCGAGGCCGAGGAGATCAGGATCCGCCGCATCCCGGTGGACTACGCCTCGCACTCCCCGCAGGTGGACGAGATCGCCGAGGAACTCCGCGCCGCCCTGGCCGACATCAGGCCCCGCTCCTGCGATGTGCCGTTCCACTCCACCGTCGAGCGCGGCCCGATCGACACCGCCGGCCTCGACGCCGACTACTGGGTGCGGAACCTGCGGCAGCCCGTCGAGTTCGCCGACGTCGTCGCGCGGCTGACGGAGACGGGCCAGCGGGTGTTCGTCGAGTCGAGCCCGCACCCGGTGCTGATGATGGCGGTGGCGGAGACCGCCGGCGCCGACACCCTGACCGTGGGCTCCCTCCGGCGGGGCGACGGCGGCCTCGGACGTTTCCTGCTCTCCCTCGGCGAGGCGTGGTCCTGGGGCGTCGACGTCGACTGGTCCGTGCTGCCCCTCGGCGGCGCCCGGCGCCATGTCCACCTGCCCACCTACGCCTTCCAGCGCCAGCGCTACTGGGCCTACGACCACGCCGCGCGGGACGCGGTGGAGGGCCGGGCCGCCGGCCCGGTCGACCAGGCCGAGGCGGAGTTCTGGGACGCGGTGGAGCGCCAGGACGTGCGGGCCCTCTCGGACGCGCTGGCCTTCGAGGGCGACGAACTGGGCGGCGTGCTGCCCGCGTTGGCGTCCTGGCGACGCCGGCGCCGCGAGCAGTCGGCGCTGGAGTCCTGGCGCTACCGGATCGACTGGAACCCCCTGCCGTCCACCGCCGTCGGGCGGCTGACCGGCACCTGGCTGCTGGCCCTGCCGGCCGACGCGGACCAGCACGCCTGGGCCGAGGGCGCCGCCGGGGCCATCGAGGCGCACGGCGCGGCGACGGCCAGGCTGACGGTGCCGGCGGGCAGCGGCCGGGAGGAGCTGCGCCGGCTCGTCGCCGACGCTGTCACCGCCGTGGGGGACACCCCGATCGCCGGCGTCCTCTCGCTGCTCGCCCTCGACGAGAGCCCCGCCCCCGACGTGCCGGCCGTCACCAGCGGCACCCTCGGCAACCTGGCCCTGATCCAGGCGCTCGGGGACGAGAAGGTCACCGCCGCGCTGTGGTTCGCCACCCGGGGCGCCGTCTCCGTCGGCGCCGCCGACCCGCTCACCCACCCCGAGCAGGCGGCCACCTGGGGCCTCGGCCGGGCCGCCGCGACGGAGTACCCGCACCGCTGGGGCGGGTTGGTCGACCTTCCCGAGTCCGTCGACGAACGCTCCGGCGCCCGGCTGGCCGCGCTCCTCGCCGGGGAGCTGGGCGATCCGCGCGAGGACCAGGTCGCCGTGCGCGCCGCCGGCGTCCACGCGGCGCGGCTCACCCGCATGCCGCGTCCCGGCAGCACCAGCGACTCCGGCTGGCGCCCGCCGCGCGGCACCGTGCTGATCACCGGTGGCACCGGTGGCATCGGCGGCCATGTCGCCCGCTGGCTCGCCCGCGAGGGCGCCGAGCACCTGCTGCTCACCAGCAGGCGCGGCGCCGACGCCCCCGGCGCCGCCGAACTGGCCGACGAACTGACCGCGTTGGGCGCCCGGGTGACCGTCGCTGCCTGCGATGTCGCCGACCGCTCGGCGCTCGCCGGGCTGCTCGCCGACCTCCCCGCCGAACTGCCGCTCGGCGCGGTGTTCCACACCGCCGGCGTCCTGGACGACGTGATCCTGGACACCGTCACCCCCGAGAGCATGGGGCATGTCGCCGCGGGCAAGGCCCTGGCGGCGCGCCATCTCCACGAGCTGACGGCCGGAGCTGACCTGGCCGCCTTCGTGCTCTTCTCCTCGTTCGCCAGCCTCCTGCCCAACGTCGGCCAGGGCAACTACACGGCCGCCAACAACTACCTCGACGCGCTGGCCCTGCACCGCCGCGCCGAGGGCCTGACCGCCACCTCCGTCCAGTGGGGCTCGTGGGGCGGCGGCGGACTCACCGAGGGCGAGCTGGGCGAACGGCTCAGCGCGGACGGCGTTCCGCAGATGGCGCCGCAGCTCGCCATCGCCGGGCTCGCCCGCGCGCTCGGCGACGACGACGGCCTGGTGGCCGTGGTCGACGTCGACTGGAACGTGGCCGCCTCGCCCACCTCCGTCTCCCGGATCGCGCCGCTGATCACCACCATCCCCGAGGCCAGGCGCGCCTTCGACGGAGGCGAGAAGGCCGCCGCCGGCCAGGGCACCGACCTGGCGGTGCGGCTCGCCGCGCTCGGCGACGCCGACCGGGACCGCGAGCTGGCCGATCTGGTCCGCACCCAGGCCGCCATGGCCCTGGGCCACGCGGACGGCGAAGCCGTCGCCGGCACCCGGGCGTTCAAGGACCTGGGCGTGGACTCGATGATCGCCGTCAACCTGCGGAACAGCCTGAGCCGGACCACCGGCCTGCCGCTGCCCGCCACCCTGGTCTTCGACCACCCCACCCCCAACGAGCTGGCCGCGTTCCTCAAGGAGAGCCTCTTCGGCCGGTCCGAACAGCCCCGGCCCGCCGCGCTGCCAGCCGCCGGGACCCCCGACGACGACGACCCCATCGCCATCGTCGGGATGGCCTGCCGCTTCCCCGGCGGGGTGACGTCCCCCGAGGACCTCTGGCAGCTGGTCGCCGAAGGTCGCGACGCCATCGCCGAGTTCCCCACCGACCGGGGCTGGGACATCGACGGCATCTACGACCCCGACCCCGAGGCCCCCGGCAAGACCTACGTCCGCGAGGGCGGGTTCCTCGACGACGCGGGGCGCTTCGACGCCGGCTTCTTCGGGATCTCCCCGCGCGAGGCGCTGGCGATGGACCCCCAGCAGCGTCTGCTCCTCGAAGTGTCCTGGGAGGCGCTGGAGCGCGCCGGCCTCGCGCCGGCCGCGCTCCAGGGCAGCCCGGTCGGCGTCTTCATCGGCGGCGGCCAGCGCGGCTACATCCCCTCCGACGGCGAACTGCCCGAAGGCACCGAGGGCTTCCTGATGACCGGCAACGCGTCCAGCGTGATGTCCGGCCGGATCTCCTACACGCTGGGTCTCGAAGGCCCGGCGGTCACCGTCGACACCGCCTGCTCCTCGTCGCTCGTCGCGCTGCACCAGGCGGCGCAGGCGGTGCGGCAGGGCGAGTGCGGAATGGCGCTGGTCGGCGGCGTCACCATCGTGCCGGACGTGGACCTCTTCGTGGAGTTCAGCCGGCAGCGCGGCCTGGCGCCCGACGGCCGCTGCAAGGCGTTCGCCGACACCGCCGACGGCACCGCCTGGGCCGAGGGCGTCGGCGTGCTGGTGGTCGAGCGCCTCTCCAGCGCCCGCGCCGCCGGCCATCCGGTGCTCGCCGTGGTGCGCGGCTCCGCCGTCAACCAGGACGGCGCGTCCAACGGGCTGACCGCGCCCAACGGCCCGTCGCAGCAGCGCGTCATCCGGCAGGCGCTGGCCAACGCCCGGCTCACGCCCCAGGAGATCGACGCCGTCGAGGCGCACGGCACCGGCACCTCACTCGGCGACCCGATCGAGGCCCAGGCGCTGATGGCCGTCTACGGCCAGGACCGCGCCGACCGGGAACCCCTCTGGCTGGGCTCGGTCAAGTCGAACATCGGCCACACCCAGGCAGCCGCCGGCGCGGCCAGCATCATCAAGATGGTGATGGCCATGCGCTCGGGATCACTCCCCGGCACCCTGCACGTCGATGAGCCCTCCTCACACATCGACTGGTCCGCGGGCCAGGTGGAGCTGCTCACCGAGGCCAGGCCGTGGCCGGAGCGGGACGAGCCACGCCGTGCCGGCGTCTCGTCCTTCGGCATCAGCGGCACCAACGTGCATGTCGTCCTGGAGGAGGCCCCGGCCGAGGAGCCGGCCGAAGAGGCCGCCGAGTCCGCGGCGCCCGCCCGCCCCGATGTGCTGCCCTGGGTGTTCTCCGGGCGCGGCGAGCGGGCGGTGCCCGCGCAGGCGCGGCGGATCGCCGCGTTCCTCCGGGACGGCGAGGGCCGCGACCCGCTCGACGTGGCCTGGTCGCTCGCCGCCACCAGGTCCGCCTTCGAACACCGCGCCGTGGTCGTGGGCGGCTCGGCCGGCGAGCTGCTCACCGGCGTCGACGCGGTGGCCTCCGGCGCCGCGCACCCAGGCGTCGTCACCGGCGCGGTGCGCGGCGACGACGGCAGGACCGGCGTGCTGTTCGCCGGCCAGGGCGCGCAGCGCCTCGGCATGGGGCGTGAGCTGTACGAGGCGTTCCCCGCGTTCGCCCGCGCCTGGGACGAGGCGAGCGCCGTGCTGAACGGGCTGCTGCCGGCCCCGCTCCACGAGGTCGTGTGGGGCGACGACGCGGCGGCGCTGGACGACACCCGGTGGGCCCAACCCGCGCTCTTCGTCTACGAGGTGGCGCTCTACCGGCTCGTCGAGTCCTGGGGTGTCCGCCCCGACTTCGTCGCCGGCCACTCGGTGGGCGAGATCGCCGCCGCGCATGTCGCCGGGGTGCTCTCGCTCGCCGACGCCGCCCGGCTGGTGGCCGCGCGCGGCCGGCTGATGCGGGCGCTGCCCGAGGGCGGGGCGATGGTCGCCGTCGCCGCGCCCGAGGACGAGGTGCGCGCCGCGCTCGCGGGACACGAGTCGACCGCCGGCATCGCGGCCGTCAACGGCCCCGAGGCCACCGTGGTCTCCGGCGAGGAGGCGGTGGTCGTCGCCGTCGCCGAGCGGTTCGCCGCGCGGGGCGTGAAGACCCGCAGGCTGCGGGTGAGCCACGCGTTCCACTCCCCGCTGATGGAGCCGATGCTGGACGAGTTCCGCGCGGTCGTGGAGGGTCTGAGCTTCGGCGCCTCCACGCTGGGCGTGGTCTCCACCCTCACCGGCGAGCGGGCCACCGCCGACACCTGGGCCGACGCCGACTACTGGGTCCGGCATGTGCGGGAGCCGGTGCGGTTCGCCGACGCGGTCCGCGTCCTGGAGGGCGAGCGGGTGCGGCACCTCGTCGAGGTCGGCCCCGACGGCACGCTCTCCGGGATGGCGGCGCAGTGCGTCTCCTCGCCGGACGCGGTCCGGCTCGCGGCGCTCGCCCGCAAGGACCGCGCCGAGCCAGGGGCGCTCGTCGAGGGGCTCGCCCACGCCTGGGTCGCCGGCGCCACGGTGGACTGGGCCGCGATCTGCGCCGACGGACAGCGCGTCGAACTGCCCACCTACTCCTTCCAGGGCGACCGCTACTGGCTCAGCGCCCTGCCCGGCAGCGCCGGCTCCGTCACCGAGTTGGGGCTGCGGTCCGCCGGGCACGCGCTGCTCGGCGCCGCGACCACCCTGGCCGACGGCCGGGGGGCGCTCCTCACCGGGCGGCTTTCCCCCGCCGCGCACCCGTGGGCCAGGGAGTCCCCGATCGACGGGGTCCAGGTGCTGCCCGAGGCGGCGCTCCTGGACGTCCTGGTCCGCGCCGGCGACGAGGTCGGCTGCGACCGGATCGCGGAACTCACCGTCCACACCCCGCTGGTCATCCCCGAACGCGGGGGAGTGCGACTCCAGATCGTCGTCGACGGCGCCGACGAGTCGGGCCTGCGCCCGTTCTCGCTGTACGGCGTCGGGGACGAAGAGGGGGACGGCGCGGCGGCCGACGCGGAGTGGACCCGGCACGCCACCGGCGTCCTCGGCACCGGCGGCGCCTCGCACGGTGCCGAGCTGGCCGCCTGGCCGCCGGCCGGCGCCGAGCCCGTCGACCTCGCCGAGGTCACGGCGCATGCCGGGGAAGCCGGGGAAGCCGGGGAAGGTATGGAGCCGCGGGAGCGCGTGGCCACCCTGCGCGCGCTCTGGCGGCACGGCGACGACGTCCTCGCCGAGGTGGTGCTGGCCGAGGGTGCCTCGACGGCCGGGTTCGGCCTTCACCCCGCCCTGCTGGACGCCGTGTTGGGGCCGGTCGCCCGCTGGCGCGCCGACGGCCGCCAGGTGCGCCTCGTCGCCCTGCGGGACGCGGCGCTGCACGCCACCGGCGCCACCGTGCTGCGGGTGCGCCTGGCCGCCCCGGGCGGCGACCAGGAGACGGTGACGGTCACCGTGGCGGACGGTGCCGGTCAACCCGTGCTGTCCGTCGACGCCCTGACGCTGAGCCCGGTGTCCGTCGAAGGACTCGGGCGGGCCACCGGCCACCACGACTCGCTGTTCACCCTGAACTGGGTGACGCTCCCCGAGCCGGCGGCGGCCACCGCCACCACGGCGACGGTGCGTGAGGTCGCCGACCTCGCGGCGCTCGCCGGGGGCGACCTGCCCGAACTGGTGGTCCACCCGGTCGCCACCGGCCTGGACGCCCAGGGCACGCTGCTCCGGGTGCTGCCGCTGATCCGCTCCTGGGTCGGCGCCGACCGGTTCCAGGGCGCCAGGCTGGTGTTCGTCACCCGCGCGGACGAACTCGCGCACGCGGCCGTCGCCGGCCTGCTGCGCTCCGCGCAGAACGAGCACGCCGACCGGCTGGTGCTGGTCGACAGCGACACCCACGGGGACGACGAGTCGGGCCTCGACCCGGTCGACGCCGGCCGGATCGCCGAGGTGCTGGCCACCGGGGAGAACCAACTGCGGCTGCGCGGCGGCAGGCTGCTGGCGCCCCGGCTGGCCAGGGCCCGCGTCGGCGGCGTCCCGACCCCGCCGGAGAGCGGCCCCTGGCGGCTCACCTCCCGTGCCGCCGGCACCCGGGGAGAGCTGGCGTTCGTCCCGCTGCCCGACGCCGGCCGGGAACCGCTCGGCGCGGGCGAGGTCCGCGTCGCGGTGCGCGCCGCCGGACTGACCCCGGCGGGCGCGGTACTGGGCCGGGCGGGCGCGGGTGTGGTGCTGGAGGCCGGCGCCGAGGTGACCGGACTCGCCCAGGGCGACCGGGTCTTCGGCCTGCTGCCCGACGCCGTCGCCACCGAGGCCACCGCCGACCACCGCTGGCTGGTGCCCATCCCCGACGGCTGGTCCTTCGAGGAGGCGGCGGCGCTGCCCTGGCCGTTCCTCGTCGCCTGGTCGGCGCTGGTCGACGAGGCCGACATCGGCCCCGAGCACACCGTGCTGGTGCACGGCGGCTCCGGCGGGATCGGCATGGCGGCCGTGCAACTCGCCCGCCATCTGGGCGCCGAGGTCTTCACCACCGCCTCGCCGGCCACCTGGGACGCGCTGCGCGAACTCGGCGTGGAGGACACCCACCTGGCGTCCTCCCACTCGCTGGACTTCCACCAGGAGTTCGCCGCCGCGACCGGCGGCAGGGGCTTCGACATCGTGCTCAACTCCCTCTCGGGGAAGGCCGTCAACGCCACCCTGGACCTGATGCCGCGCGGCGGCCACTTCCTGGATCTGGGCGGCGACGACCAGTCGGGTGCCGTCACCCCGGCCCACTCGGGCGTCAGCTACCGGATGGTGGAGGCGCTCCCCGAGGAGTCGGGCGACCGGATCGGTCGGCGGCTGCGGGAGACGGTCGCGCTGCTGCGCGACGGCGCGCTGCGGTTCCCGCCCGTCCGGGCCCTGGACGTGCGACAGGCACCCGAGGCGCTGCGCCTCGCGGGCGACGCCGAACACACCGGCGAGGTCGTGCTGAGGCCGCGCGCCTGGGACCCCGACGGCACCGTCCTGATCACGGGCGGCACCGGAACCCTGGGCAGCCTGCTCGCCCGCCATCTGGTGGCGACACACGGGCTGCGGCACCCGCTGCTGATCTCCCGTCGCGGCGACACCGCCGAGGGCGCCACCGAACTGGCCGCCTCGCTCAAGGAGTTGGGGGCCGAGCCGCGGATCGTCGCCTGTGACGCCGGCTCCAGGGAGGCGGTCGTCGAGCTGCTCGCCTCGATTCCCGCCGACCGGCCGCTGCGCGCCGTGGTCCACACCGCCGGCATCGTCGAGGACGGCCTGATCGAGTCCCTGACGGACGAGCAGGTCGAGCGGGTGCTGCGCGCCAAGGTCGACTCGGCCCGGCACCTGGACGAGCTGACGGCCGAGCTGGACCTGACGCACTTCGTCCTCTACTCCTCGGTCTCCGGGTTGTTGGGCGGCGTGGGGCAGGGCAACTACGCGGCGGCCAACGCCGTGCTCGACGCCCTGGCCGAGCGCCGGCGGGAACGCGGGCAGGCGGCCGTCTCCCTGGCCTGGGGCCTGTGGGAGGACGCCAGCGGCATGACGGGCGCGCTCGCCGACAGCGACCGGGCGCGCGTCGCCAGGGCCGGCCTGCGGCCCATGCCCGCCGGCGAGGCGCTGGCGCTCTTCGACGCGGCGCTCGCCCACGGCGCGCCCCTGGTGGCGCCGGTCCAGCTGGATCTGGCCACGGTCAGATCGGCCGCCGGCGGCCAGGTGGCGCCCCTGATGCGGGGTCTCGTCACGGCGCCGGCCCGGCGCACGGCCGGCGAGGGCAGCGCCGCCTCCCAGGCGGCCGAGCTGCGCGCCCGGCTGCTGGCCACGCCGGCCGCCGAGCGGCAGTCGGTGCTCACCGACCTGGTCAGGGAGCACGCCGCGGTCGTGCTCGGATTCCCGGACCTGACCCGGATCGACGCGGGGCAGCCCTTCAGGGACGCCGGGTTCGACTCCCTGACGGCCGTCGAGCTGCGCAACCGGCTGACCGTGGTCACCGGCGTGCGGCTGGCCGCCACCATGGTGTTCGACTACTCAAGGCCCGCCGAGCTGGCCGAGCACCTGCTGGGCGAGATGCTGGCCGACGTCGAAGAGCCGGCCGGCGCCGAACCCGGGGACCCGGTCGAGGCGGAGTTCCGTGCCGCCCTCGGCGAGGTCTCGATGGCGGCGTTCCGTGACGCCGGCGTGCTCGGCATCCTGCGCCGCCTGGTCGGACAGGAGGAGGCAGGGGAGCGCCAGGCCGAGCCGGTGGCCCGTGACTCCATCGCCACGATGGACGTCGCCGACCTGGTGAGCCGGGCCCTTCGGCGCGACAAGCCCTGA